One genomic segment of Myxococcus xanthus includes these proteins:
- a CDS encoding ATP-binding protein has protein sequence MSTAPTHTEAPSPDVLSSPPRSAFRRSTGDMAARLSSSDIALGWLVRLRWHAVAGQALTVGVAVRVLELELPVMPLLALVATTAVSNLLLALWLRREPEVRPGLLGAVLAFDTALLTGLLALSGGPANPFAMLYLVHVTLAAIVLGPRWTALIAMLSVLGSTSLFACHVPLPDTVNPPGSHGLDSLHVVGMWVAFTLTALIIGFVVARVAAALRDRHAALARTQRLAARAEKLASLSTLAAGAAHELGTPLGTIAIAANELDALILEAPQEALEDARLIRDEVERCRDILERMSARAGQTMGEVPERTTPSDVLARLREQLGTADQARLQLEPGPDVPFWCPVRGLVQVLTNLVRNGLHASEATGANVVVSAHREEDRLRFIVEDRGTGIPRALLPRLGEPFFTTKPAGQGMGLGLFLTQTYAELCGGRLELSSEEGQGTRVTLELPLRKESSDATR, from the coding sequence GTGTCCACCGCGCCGACTCACACCGAGGCGCCGTCGCCTGACGTCCTGTCCTCGCCCCCGCGCTCCGCCTTCCGACGCTCCACCGGGGACATGGCGGCGCGATTGTCCTCCAGCGACATCGCGCTCGGGTGGCTGGTCCGCCTGCGCTGGCACGCCGTCGCCGGACAAGCGCTGACGGTGGGCGTTGCCGTCCGGGTGCTGGAGCTGGAGTTGCCCGTGATGCCCCTGCTGGCCCTGGTGGCCACGACGGCGGTGTCCAACCTGCTCCTCGCGCTCTGGCTCCGCCGCGAGCCCGAGGTCCGTCCCGGCCTGCTGGGCGCCGTGCTCGCGTTCGACACCGCGCTGCTGACGGGGCTGCTCGCGCTGTCCGGTGGCCCGGCCAACCCGTTCGCCATGCTGTATCTCGTCCACGTGACGCTGGCGGCCATCGTGCTGGGCCCCCGTTGGACGGCGCTCATCGCGATGCTGTCGGTGCTGGGCTCGACCAGCCTCTTCGCCTGCCATGTCCCACTGCCCGACACGGTGAACCCGCCGGGCAGCCACGGCCTGGACTCGCTCCACGTCGTGGGCATGTGGGTCGCCTTCACGCTGACGGCGCTCATCATCGGCTTCGTCGTCGCCCGCGTGGCCGCCGCGCTGAGAGACCGGCATGCCGCGCTGGCGCGCACGCAGCGGCTGGCGGCGCGCGCGGAGAAGCTGGCGTCGCTGTCCACGCTGGCGGCCGGCGCGGCACACGAGCTGGGCACGCCGCTGGGCACCATCGCCATCGCGGCCAACGAACTGGACGCGCTCATCCTGGAGGCGCCCCAGGAAGCGCTGGAGGATGCCCGCCTCATCCGGGACGAGGTGGAGCGCTGCCGGGACATCCTGGAGCGCATGAGCGCCCGCGCCGGACAGACGATGGGCGAGGTCCCCGAACGGACGACGCCGAGCGACGTGCTCGCCCGCCTCCGGGAACAACTGGGCACCGCCGACCAGGCGCGCCTCCAACTCGAGCCCGGCCCGGACGTGCCCTTCTGGTGCCCCGTGCGAGGACTGGTGCAGGTCCTGACGAACCTGGTGCGCAACGGGCTGCATGCCAGCGAGGCCACCGGAGCGAACGTCGTGGTGTCCGCGCACCGCGAGGAGGACCGCCTGCGCTTCATCGTGGAGGACCGGGGCACCGGCATCCCGCGCGCGCTGCTGCCCCGGCTGGGCGAGCCCTTCTTCACCACCAAGCCCGCGGGCCAGGGCATGGGGCTGGGCCTGTTCCTCACCCAGACGTACGCCGAGCTGTGTGGAGGCCGCCTGGAGCTCAGCTCCGAGGAGGGACAGGGAACGCGCGTGACGCTGGAGCTGCCCTTGAGGAAGGAGTCGTCCGATGCCACCAGGTGA
- a CDS encoding response regulator transcription factor — protein sequence MPPGEAPATVLVTDDDERFRERLVRAFVRHGFQAHGAASAHAALEAARALRPGYAVVDLRLPDGSGLELVRELKALDANTTVVVLTGYGSIATAVEAVRRGATHYLAKPADVDDILLAFAGATLPSGQEAALTHEVPSLARAEWEHIQRVLADCGGNISQAARLLRIQRRSLQRKLSKYPVPK from the coding sequence ATGCCACCAGGTGAAGCCCCCGCCACGGTGCTCGTCACCGACGACGACGAGCGATTCCGAGAGCGGCTGGTGCGCGCCTTCGTGCGGCACGGCTTCCAGGCTCACGGCGCGGCCAGCGCGCACGCGGCGCTCGAGGCCGCGCGGGCGTTGCGTCCGGGTTACGCCGTCGTCGACCTGCGCCTGCCCGACGGCTCCGGCCTGGAGTTGGTGCGCGAGCTGAAGGCCCTGGACGCGAACACCACCGTCGTGGTGCTGACGGGCTACGGCAGCATCGCCACGGCGGTGGAGGCCGTCCGGCGAGGCGCCACACACTACCTGGCCAAGCCCGCGGACGTGGACGACATCCTGCTGGCCTTCGCCGGCGCCACCCTCCCCTCCGGGCAGGAGGCCGCGCTCACCCACGAGGTGCCCTCCCTGGCGCGCGCGGAGTGGGAGCACATCCAGCGCGTGCTCGCCGACTGTGGGGGCAACATCTCCCAGGCCGCCCGGTTGCTGCGCATCCAGCGGCGGAGCCTGCAACGCAAGCTGTCCAAGTACCCCGTTCCCAAGTGA